A genome region from Setaria italica strain Yugu1 chromosome III, Setaria_italica_v2.0, whole genome shotgun sequence includes the following:
- the LOC101769180 gene encoding eukaryotic translation initiation factor 5B isoform X2 — protein sequence MEGGEGSGFDGAHMRRRRSSAARRPRPEGGPAADQRDNAPSPPSPSASSRSGPRRLLLSSDENAAGPDGGNRRREFLLNAPSSERATKGSIRLRSDAAGGGTRKTEGASHGAQPEGNRGSSPAGGKPGKVKLKIRNVLLKPNPDAADSRSLQAKPPRPVDSRHQLKTESAKDSDRSTSSRDKKTRKERSIEEAMAQEQSAKVQREPSSDPVRKSRRLAKKSVLDNEIDEDYDTSNVGTPEDWDGNALELKNKGGSSSKKNFSKKAKNRSKAYEVDNEFVTSRSSRDGKKRSRESADDDNTEEELTSYSEPEAEDEQKTVTESPVNVRSEPLTTRRRALQSWMDGSSSSTVEFPDGLPLAPSRSKKDKLSEEEMLAKKAEAAQRRRMQVEKATKESEAEAIRKILGLDSEKKKEERKQKEREEKERATRAQNIAASSIRWVMGPTRTIVSFPHAVGLPSIFNSKPHSYPPPREKCAGPSCTNEYKYRHSKLNLPLCSLKCYKAVQENA from the exons ATGGAAGGCGGCGAGGGCTCCGGGTTCGATGGCGCGCAcatgaggaggcggcggagcagcgcggcgaggaggccgagGCCGGAGGGCGGCCCTGCCGCGGACCAGCGGGACaacgccccctcccctccgtcgccgtcggcgtcgtccAGGAGCGGCCCGAGGAGGCTGCTGCTGTCTTCGGACGAGAACGCCGCCGGCCCCGACGGGGGCAACCGGAGGCGGGAGTTCCTCCTGAACGCTCCGTCGTCGGAGCGGGCCACCAAGGGGAGCATCCGGCTGCGTTCCGACGCCGCGGGCGGTGGCACCAGGAAGACCGAGGGTGCCAGCCATGGTGCTCAGCCTGAGGGGAACCGTGGTTCGTCGCCGGCCGGTGGCAAGCCGGGGAAGGTGAAGCTGAAGATTCGGAACGTGTTGCTGAAACCGAACCCTGATGCGGCGGATTCCAGGTCTTTGCAGGCGAAGCCTCCGCGTCCGGTAGATTCACGGCACCAGCTAAAG ACTGAAAGCGCAAAAGATTCCGACAGGTCAACCTCTTCAAGAGACAAGAAAACCAGAAAGGAGAGGTCAATTGAAGAAGCAATGGCTCAGGAACAATCAGCCAAAGTTCAGAGAGAACCGTCTTCAGATCCCGTCCGGAAGAGTAGGAGGCTAGCTAAGAAATCTGTGTTGGACAATGAAATAGATGAGGACTATGATACGAGTAATGTTGGAACTCCTGAAGATTGGGATGGTAATGCTCTTGAGCTCAAGAACAAAGGAGGTAGTAGCTCTAAGAAGAATTTCTCAAAGAAAGCTAAAAATAGGAGCAAGGCATATGAGGTTGACAATGAGTTTGTTACTTCCCGATCTAGTAGAGATGGCAAGAAAAGATCTAGGGAATCAGCTGATGATGATAATACTGAAGAGGAGCTGACGTCGTACAGTGAACCTGAAGCTGAAGATGAGCAAAAAACAGTCACTGAATCACCTGTCAACGTTAGAAGTGAACCTCTCACGACACGTCGCCGTGCCCTTCAATCATGGATGGATGGGAGCAGCAGCAGTACTGTTGAGTTCCCTGATGGTCTACCTCTGGCTCCTTCGAGAA GCAAGAAAGACAAGCTTTCTGAAGAAGAGATGCTTGCAAAGAAGGCCGAGGCTGCTCAGCGGCGCAGGATGCAAGTGGAAAAGGCCACTAAAGAAAGCGAG GCTGAAGCTATAAGGAAAATATTGGGCCTGGATtctgaaaagaagaaagaagagaggaaaCAAAAGGAGCGAGAAGAGAAG GAGCGGGCAACCAGAGCACAAAACATCGCTGCAAGCTCAATTCGTTGGGTCATGGGGCCCACCAGAACCATTGTTTCATTCCCACATGCAGTAGGTCTCCCCAGCATCTTCAACTCCAAGCCTCACAG CTACCCTCCTCCACGGGAGAAATGCGCCGGGCCATCCTGCACAAACGAGTACAAGTACAGGCACTCCAAGCTGAACCTCCCCCTCTGCAGCTTGAAGTGCTACAAGGCTGTCCAGGAGAACGCTTGA
- the LOC101769180 gene encoding eukaryotic translation initiation factor 5B isoform X1: protein MEGGEGSGFDGAHMRRRRSSAARRPRPEGGPAADQRDNAPSPPSPSASSRSGPRRLLLSSDENAAGPDGGNRRREFLLNAPSSERATKGSIRLRSDAAGGGTRKTEGASHGAQPEGNRGSSPAGGKPGKVKLKIRNVLLKPNPDAADSRSLQAKPPRPVDSRHQLKVGNLTESAKDSDRSTSSRDKKTRKERSIEEAMAQEQSAKVQREPSSDPVRKSRRLAKKSVLDNEIDEDYDTSNVGTPEDWDGNALELKNKGGSSSKKNFSKKAKNRSKAYEVDNEFVTSRSSRDGKKRSRESADDDNTEEELTSYSEPEAEDEQKTVTESPVNVRSEPLTTRRRALQSWMDGSSSSTVEFPDGLPLAPSRSKKDKLSEEEMLAKKAEAAQRRRMQVEKATKESEAEAIRKILGLDSEKKKEERKQKEREEKERATRAQNIAASSIRWVMGPTRTIVSFPHAVGLPSIFNSKPHSYPPPREKCAGPSCTNEYKYRHSKLNLPLCSLKCYKAVQENA, encoded by the exons ATGGAAGGCGGCGAGGGCTCCGGGTTCGATGGCGCGCAcatgaggaggcggcggagcagcgcggcgaggaggccgagGCCGGAGGGCGGCCCTGCCGCGGACCAGCGGGACaacgccccctcccctccgtcgccgtcggcgtcgtccAGGAGCGGCCCGAGGAGGCTGCTGCTGTCTTCGGACGAGAACGCCGCCGGCCCCGACGGGGGCAACCGGAGGCGGGAGTTCCTCCTGAACGCTCCGTCGTCGGAGCGGGCCACCAAGGGGAGCATCCGGCTGCGTTCCGACGCCGCGGGCGGTGGCACCAGGAAGACCGAGGGTGCCAGCCATGGTGCTCAGCCTGAGGGGAACCGTGGTTCGTCGCCGGCCGGTGGCAAGCCGGGGAAGGTGAAGCTGAAGATTCGGAACGTGTTGCTGAAACCGAACCCTGATGCGGCGGATTCCAGGTCTTTGCAGGCGAAGCCTCCGCGTCCGGTAGATTCACGGCACCAGCTAAAGGTTGGTAATCTG ACTGAAAGCGCAAAAGATTCCGACAGGTCAACCTCTTCAAGAGACAAGAAAACCAGAAAGGAGAGGTCAATTGAAGAAGCAATGGCTCAGGAACAATCAGCCAAAGTTCAGAGAGAACCGTCTTCAGATCCCGTCCGGAAGAGTAGGAGGCTAGCTAAGAAATCTGTGTTGGACAATGAAATAGATGAGGACTATGATACGAGTAATGTTGGAACTCCTGAAGATTGGGATGGTAATGCTCTTGAGCTCAAGAACAAAGGAGGTAGTAGCTCTAAGAAGAATTTCTCAAAGAAAGCTAAAAATAGGAGCAAGGCATATGAGGTTGACAATGAGTTTGTTACTTCCCGATCTAGTAGAGATGGCAAGAAAAGATCTAGGGAATCAGCTGATGATGATAATACTGAAGAGGAGCTGACGTCGTACAGTGAACCTGAAGCTGAAGATGAGCAAAAAACAGTCACTGAATCACCTGTCAACGTTAGAAGTGAACCTCTCACGACACGTCGCCGTGCCCTTCAATCATGGATGGATGGGAGCAGCAGCAGTACTGTTGAGTTCCCTGATGGTCTACCTCTGGCTCCTTCGAGAA GCAAGAAAGACAAGCTTTCTGAAGAAGAGATGCTTGCAAAGAAGGCCGAGGCTGCTCAGCGGCGCAGGATGCAAGTGGAAAAGGCCACTAAAGAAAGCGAG GCTGAAGCTATAAGGAAAATATTGGGCCTGGATtctgaaaagaagaaagaagagaggaaaCAAAAGGAGCGAGAAGAGAAG GAGCGGGCAACCAGAGCACAAAACATCGCTGCAAGCTCAATTCGTTGGGTCATGGGGCCCACCAGAACCATTGTTTCATTCCCACATGCAGTAGGTCTCCCCAGCATCTTCAACTCCAAGCCTCACAG CTACCCTCCTCCACGGGAGAAATGCGCCGGGCCATCCTGCACAAACGAGTACAAGTACAGGCACTCCAAGCTGAACCTCCCCCTCTGCAGCTTGAAGTGCTACAAGGCTGTCCAGGAGAACGCTTGA